One Candidatus Flexicrinis proximus DNA window includes the following coding sequences:
- the alaS gene encoding alanine--tRNA ligase — protein MTMTSNEVRNLFLEFFVEHGHKHVPSSSLVPANDPTLLFTNAGMVQFKDVFLGLDKRDYKRATTSQKSMRVSGKHNDLENVGPSPRHHTFFEMLGNFSFGDYFKSDAIKYAYQFLTQACGLPADRLVFTVYKNDDEAFNIWVNEVGVNPNRVARMGPKTNFWQMAETGPCGPTSEIHWDKYPEQGEDSIVGQLQEEDDRFLEIWNLVFMQFNRTAADPSHTGQFDVPLPAPGVDTGMGLERIVSIIQGKLANYETDLFMPIIEATQQLTGHSDAVRDANIVPYRVIADHIRAAVFLIADGVEPGAKNRQAVCRLVIRRAARFGKKLGFEQPFLGEVAQSVISTMGDYYGELKDKSDKIRSVITKEEVMFRRTLDRGVAELNAMLDELDERKVLPGNKAFYLKATLGLPLEVIKDICEERSYSVDLDGFREAEEQHSLVSGSKVMGKIESAEAYSSVFASLKQSGALSDKGVTYSPYGPTSIAGVKVLALLGEGGSIESAITGEKIEIILDETPFYVEAGGQVSDTGLIRGDGWVIEVEDMRRPIGGLVVHLGEVVEGQPTVGETASAEVDTVRRSDIIRNHTATHLLHAALRNALGTHVEQRGSLVAPDRLRFDFAHGQRIEEDELKRIEAEVNAAVLANYGVVSTVKLLAQARAEGAMALFGEKYGETVRTVVIGNGKRYSYELCGGVHVKETGEIGSFVFASEGSVSAGIRRVEALTGRAAVHYVQERLGTLNRLSSQLGARPDEAIHRLFALQDELATARKQMSMLQRDLAKMRFEELARGVETINGVQTIIAQVDGLPMDILREMADWFKAKIKEGVLVLGSAADGKPQLLVSVTGDLTKRGYHAGNLIKAIAPVVGGGGGGRPDMAQAGGKDISKLAEALEAARHALHSVGS, from the coding sequence ATGACAATGACCAGCAATGAGGTCAGAAATCTCTTCCTTGAGTTCTTCGTTGAACACGGACACAAGCATGTGCCAAGCTCATCGCTTGTCCCGGCCAACGACCCTACCCTGCTGTTCACCAACGCGGGCATGGTGCAGTTTAAGGATGTGTTCCTGGGGCTTGATAAACGCGACTACAAGCGGGCAACGACCTCCCAGAAATCGATGCGCGTTTCGGGCAAGCACAACGACCTCGAAAATGTTGGGCCGTCACCGCGCCACCACACATTCTTCGAGATGCTGGGCAACTTCAGCTTCGGCGACTACTTTAAGAGCGACGCGATCAAGTACGCGTACCAGTTCCTGACGCAGGCGTGCGGTCTGCCGGCAGACCGGTTGGTATTCACAGTCTACAAGAACGACGACGAGGCGTTCAACATCTGGGTTAACGAGGTGGGAGTGAATCCGAACCGCGTCGCACGGATGGGGCCGAAGACGAACTTCTGGCAGATGGCAGAGACCGGCCCCTGCGGCCCAACCAGCGAGATCCACTGGGACAAGTACCCGGAACAAGGCGAGGACAGCATCGTCGGCCAGCTTCAGGAAGAGGATGACCGTTTCCTTGAAATCTGGAACCTGGTGTTCATGCAGTTCAACCGGACAGCGGCTGACCCCAGCCACACGGGACAGTTCGATGTCCCGCTGCCAGCACCGGGAGTCGATACGGGGATGGGTTTGGAGCGGATCGTCAGCATTATCCAGGGCAAGCTGGCGAACTACGAAACCGACCTATTTATGCCGATCATCGAGGCCACACAGCAGCTGACCGGCCACAGCGACGCCGTGCGTGACGCAAACATCGTTCCGTACCGGGTGATTGCCGACCATATCCGCGCGGCGGTGTTTCTGATTGCGGACGGCGTTGAACCAGGCGCGAAGAACCGGCAGGCGGTTTGCCGTCTGGTGATCCGACGCGCGGCGCGGTTTGGAAAGAAACTAGGCTTCGAGCAGCCGTTCCTGGGGGAAGTCGCGCAGAGCGTCATCAGTACGATGGGCGACTATTACGGCGAATTGAAGGACAAGTCCGACAAGATCCGTTCGGTTATCACCAAAGAAGAGGTGATGTTCCGGCGCACACTTGATCGGGGCGTGGCCGAACTTAACGCGATGCTGGACGAACTGGACGAGCGCAAGGTGCTGCCGGGGAACAAGGCGTTCTACCTGAAGGCAACGCTTGGTCTGCCGCTGGAAGTCATCAAGGACATCTGCGAGGAGCGCAGCTATTCGGTCGACCTTGACGGGTTCCGCGAGGCGGAGGAACAGCACTCGCTCGTGAGCGGCAGCAAGGTAATGGGGAAGATCGAGTCGGCTGAAGCCTACTCGTCGGTTTTCGCTTCACTTAAGCAATCCGGGGCGCTGAGCGACAAGGGCGTGACCTATTCGCCGTACGGGCCGACATCAATCGCGGGCGTGAAGGTGCTGGCGCTGCTGGGCGAAGGCGGTTCGATAGAGAGCGCAATTACTGGCGAGAAGATCGAGATTATCCTGGATGAAACGCCGTTCTACGTGGAAGCGGGCGGCCAGGTCAGCGATACCGGCCTGATCCGTGGAGACGGATGGGTGATAGAGGTCGAAGATATGCGCCGACCGATCGGAGGGCTGGTTGTGCATCTGGGCGAAGTTGTTGAGGGGCAGCCCACGGTCGGCGAAACCGCCAGCGCCGAGGTCGACACGGTGCGCCGCTCGGACATCATCCGCAACCACACGGCGACTCATTTGCTGCATGCGGCGCTGCGCAACGCGCTCGGTACACACGTGGAACAACGCGGTTCGCTGGTAGCGCCTGACCGTCTGCGCTTCGACTTTGCGCACGGCCAACGGATCGAAGAAGACGAACTCAAGCGCATCGAGGCGGAAGTGAACGCAGCGGTGCTTGCCAACTACGGCGTGGTGTCGACGGTAAAGCTGCTGGCGCAGGCACGCGCGGAAGGCGCGATGGCGCTGTTCGGCGAGAAGTACGGCGAGACAGTGCGCACGGTGGTGATCGGTAACGGCAAACGCTACAGCTATGAGCTGTGCGGCGGAGTGCATGTCAAGGAAACCGGCGAAATCGGCTCGTTCGTGTTTGCCAGCGAGGGCAGCGTGAGCGCGGGCATCCGGCGCGTCGAGGCGCTCACCGGACGCGCGGCAGTCCACTATGTTCAGGAACGCCTGGGCACGCTCAACCGGCTTTCGTCGCAGCTGGGGGCGCGGCCAGATGAGGCGATCCACCGGCTGTTCGCGCTGCAGGATGAGCTGGCGACGGCCCGTAAACAGATGTCGATGCTGCAGCGGGATCTGGCGAAGATGCGGTTCGAAGAGCTGGCGCGCGGTGTTGAAACGATCAACGGCGTGCAAACGATCATCGCGCAGGTCGATGGACTGCCGATGGACATTCTGAGAGAGATGGCCGACTGGTTCAAGGCGAAGATCAAGGAAGGTGTGCTGGTGTTGGGCAGCGCGGCCGACGGCAAGCCGCAACTGCTGGTGTCGGTTACGGGCGACCTGACAAAGCGAGGCTATCACGCCGGCAACCTGATCAAGGCGATTGCGCCGGTGGTTGGCGGCGGCGGCGGCGGACGGCCCGACATGGCGCAGGCCGGCGGGAAAGACATAAGCAAGCTGGCAGAAGCCCTTGAGGCAGCGCGCCACGCCCTGCACTCGGTCGGCAGCTAG
- a CDS encoding baseplate J/gp47 family protein: MPRDAAFIQLESNEDANSVRDRLQFYRGQAVLIVWPEEGTALNRKLDLVLVQREAMRRAIRLAFVTHDADVVEYARDLDISTFETIGASERGRWKRGRGKVFANRDQKPPGDIDPDELKPVASRLHAPVRLPLPSVVRLVIVGVVIAVLLSVAYVVLPGATITVRLAKRDVIGDALITASPAIQQINVEGGRIPARYVVVEVVQSGTYPTTGRLDGEDTRATGTVTIVNRSDTPREIAAGTIVSTSDAVPVRFALQSDALLPGGQNLSVEVRVEALPDYAGEAGNVGAARITTLETDFGGEVSVTNLLPLSGGQSRTLPVVTQADLDRLRAAVRQQIQAQAQTELDSMLADGEFTIDESIAITPESNRADWQVYSARAGDIAAEVSLEQRAIVQVLVINQRDAERIAFAALSRNIPRGRSLDSGTLRYERGPIESISESGDVTFRMFADGLITGDIDATAIQNFLAGRSVSDAQVYLRSTLELAPDSEPIITISPRFNDNLPVLPVRITLIVLDAQP; the protein is encoded by the coding sequence ATGCCTAGAGACGCTGCTTTCATCCAGCTGGAGTCAAACGAGGACGCAAATTCCGTCCGCGACCGGCTTCAGTTTTACCGCGGACAAGCAGTGCTCATCGTTTGGCCTGAGGAAGGCACGGCGCTGAACCGCAAACTGGATCTGGTGCTGGTCCAGCGCGAGGCCATGCGCCGTGCGATTCGGCTGGCGTTTGTGACGCACGACGCCGACGTGGTGGAATACGCACGCGACCTCGACATCAGCACGTTCGAGACTATTGGGGCGTCGGAGCGCGGACGCTGGAAGCGGGGACGCGGAAAGGTCTTCGCGAACCGCGACCAGAAGCCGCCGGGGGACATCGATCCCGACGAACTGAAACCGGTAGCAAGCCGCCTGCACGCGCCCGTACGGCTGCCGCTGCCGAGCGTGGTGCGGCTGGTGATCGTTGGCGTCGTGATTGCGGTGCTATTGAGCGTGGCGTATGTGGTGCTTCCCGGCGCAACGATCACGGTGAGGCTGGCGAAACGCGACGTGATCGGGGACGCGCTGATCACGGCTTCGCCGGCGATCCAGCAGATCAACGTGGAAGGCGGGCGCATCCCGGCGCGGTATGTGGTGGTCGAGGTCGTCCAAAGTGGGACGTATCCGACGACTGGACGGTTGGACGGAGAGGATACCCGCGCGACCGGTACGGTGACAATCGTCAACCGGAGCGATACGCCAAGAGAGATCGCCGCTGGCACGATCGTCAGCACGAGCGACGCGGTGCCGGTACGGTTCGCGCTCCAAAGCGACGCGCTGCTCCCAGGCGGACAGAACCTGTCGGTCGAAGTTCGCGTCGAGGCGCTGCCGGACTATGCCGGAGAGGCCGGAAACGTGGGAGCGGCGCGCATCACGACGCTGGAGACTGACTTCGGCGGAGAGGTGAGCGTGACGAACCTGCTGCCGCTGAGCGGTGGACAGAGCCGGACACTGCCGGTGGTCACCCAAGCGGATCTCGACCGGCTGCGCGCGGCAGTCCGGCAGCAGATACAGGCGCAGGCGCAGACGGAACTCGACTCGATGCTGGCGGACGGCGAGTTCACTATCGACGAGAGTATCGCCATCACGCCGGAGAGCAACCGCGCCGACTGGCAGGTTTACTCGGCGCGCGCCGGGGACATTGCCGCCGAGGTCAGCCTGGAACAACGAGCCATCGTGCAGGTGCTGGTGATCAACCAGCGCGACGCCGAGCGGATCGCGTTCGCGGCGCTGAGCCGGAATATCCCGCGCGGCCGGTCGCTGGACAGCGGAACACTCCGCTATGAACGCGGTCCAATCGAGTCGATCTCCGAGAGCGGCGACGTGACGTTCAGGATGTTCGCCGATGGGCTGATTACCGGCGACATAGACGCTACGGCGATCCAGAACTTCCTGGCAGGGCGATCGGTGAGCGACGCACAGGTGTACCTGCGCAGTACGCTAGAACTGGCACCGGACAGCGAGCCGATCATCACGATCAGCCCCAGGTTCAACGACAACCTGCCAGTGCTGCCGGTGCGGATCACGCTGATCGTGCTGGACGCGCAGCCATGA
- the ruvX gene encoding Holliday junction resolvase RuvX → MTPNAPLLAIDHGIKRIGVAVCDRSWLVARELMVIVRTTREADFAKINAAAAQHQACAMIVGMPSDEFRAEGEHTQGDTVRLWVERFQATTTLPILYWDEQMTSEEAKSLARRARRKPEAAIDDLAARVILQSYLDALRDGLAPLPPTLSKES, encoded by the coding sequence ATGACCCCCAATGCGCCGCTGCTGGCGATTGACCACGGCATCAAGCGGATTGGCGTGGCGGTGTGCGACCGCTCGTGGCTGGTGGCACGCGAGCTGATGGTAATCGTGCGGACGACGCGCGAGGCAGACTTCGCCAAGATCAACGCGGCGGCGGCGCAGCACCAGGCGTGCGCGATGATCGTCGGGATGCCGAGTGACGAGTTCCGCGCCGAAGGCGAACACACGCAAGGCGACACGGTACGGCTGTGGGTCGAGCGATTTCAGGCGACAACGACACTGCCAATCCTGTACTGGGACGAGCAGATGACAAGCGAAGAAGCAAAGTCGCTGGCGAGGCGAGCACGACGCAAGCCTGAGGCGGCGATTGACGATCTAGCCGCGCGCGTGATCCTGCAGAGTTACCTGGACGCGCTGCGCGATGGGCTTGCTCCCTTACCGCCCACCCTTAGCAAGGAGTCCTAA
- the mltG gene encoding endolytic transglycosylase MltG — protein sequence MGRFFRWLFALGVLAVIAAACAVALVLAITGKSPGEALRQVAAQLSILGRDDEINAPFRAGDTESQRFDIEPGDTPAQIADWLVTYGYIGDGDLFVNYARSQGLDTQFEAGTYFIRRSQSIAEIAHQLTDSANSFIPFRVLEGWRLEEIAEAIDANPMFGFSGAEFIAATYAPSSVRQSLGIPDGANLEGFLYPDTYRLAPDTTAEGLVETLTTAFMMAVGPELMDDVLNQGRTLREVVNLAAIVQREALHADEMPLIAGVYQNRLDIEMKLDADPTVQYALGNSRGAWWPQITVADYSAVNSAYNTYLVIGLPPSPISNPGLAALQAAVYPTASEYYYFRADCRDDGYHDFAPTYEEHIANGC from the coding sequence ATGGGACGCTTCTTCCGCTGGCTGTTCGCACTTGGAGTCCTGGCTGTGATCGCGGCGGCGTGCGCGGTCGCGCTGGTGCTGGCCATCACGGGTAAATCGCCGGGCGAGGCGCTGCGGCAGGTGGCGGCGCAGCTTTCGATCCTGGGACGGGACGACGAGATCAACGCACCGTTCAGGGCGGGCGACACTGAATCGCAGCGGTTCGACATCGAGCCGGGAGACACGCCCGCGCAGATCGCGGACTGGCTGGTGACCTACGGGTATATCGGCGACGGAGACCTGTTTGTGAACTACGCCCGCTCGCAGGGACTGGATACCCAGTTCGAGGCAGGGACGTACTTCATACGGCGGTCGCAGTCGATTGCCGAAATCGCGCACCAGCTGACCGATTCGGCGAACAGCTTTATCCCGTTCCGGGTGCTGGAGGGATGGCGGCTGGAGGAGATCGCGGAAGCGATTGACGCGAACCCGATGTTCGGCTTCAGCGGCGCGGAGTTCATCGCGGCGACGTATGCGCCATCGTCCGTCAGACAGAGCCTCGGGATACCCGACGGCGCGAACCTCGAAGGCTTTCTGTATCCGGATACGTACCGCCTTGCGCCAGACACGACGGCAGAAGGGCTGGTCGAGACGCTGACGACCGCGTTCATGATGGCGGTTGGACCGGAACTGATGGATGACGTACTCAATCAAGGCCGGACGCTGCGCGAGGTCGTCAATCTGGCGGCGATCGTGCAGCGGGAAGCCCTGCACGCCGACGAGATGCCGCTGATCGCAGGCGTCTACCAGAACCGGCTGGACATCGAAATGAAGCTGGACGCCGACCCGACGGTGCAATACGCGCTGGGGAACAGCCGAGGGGCGTGGTGGCCGCAGATCACGGTGGCCGACTATTCGGCAGTGAACTCGGCCTACAACACGTACCTGGTGATCGGGCTGCCGCCCAGTCCGATCAGCAACCCGGGGCTGGCGGCGCTGCAGGCGGCGGTTTACCCGACGGCAAGCGAGTACTACTATTTCCGCGCCGACTGCCGAGACGACGGGTATCACGACTTCGCGCCGACCTATGAGGAACACATTGCCAATGGCTGTTAA
- a CDS encoding thymidine phosphorylase has product MHMLDIIARKRDGFALSTEEINWFVNAVTREQVPDYQTAALLMAIVIRGMDHDETVALTLAMARSGQVLDLSDITPYALDKHSTGGVGDKTSLVVLPLVAACGVKVAKMSGRGLGLTGGTLDKLESIKGYNVNLTEEEFRRLARENGIVLAGQSGDLAPADGKLYALRDVTGTVQSLPLIVSSIMSKKIAAGARGIVLDVKIGSGAFMKTLQDGLELANAMVDIGNLAGRDVVAVVTDMNQPLGEAVGNALEIREVIDTLRGGGPHDFREHCITVSSHMLWLAGRGEKWTDYDKIRAQLIDFLDDGKAFATFRAMVEAQGGDVSMVDDPALLPQAAIVETIRAVNHHYVAGVNAESIARASFELGGGRATKKDSLDHSVGVMVHVKVGDEVQPGQPLLTLHANDRDKLQAALSHAHAAITYSS; this is encoded by the coding sequence ATGCACATGCTCGACATTATAGCCAGGAAACGCGATGGTTTCGCCCTCAGCACCGAGGAAATCAACTGGTTTGTGAATGCCGTCACCCGTGAGCAGGTGCCTGACTACCAGACCGCCGCCTTACTCATGGCTATCGTCATCCGTGGCATGGACCACGATGAGACCGTTGCCCTGACCCTCGCCATGGCCCGCTCCGGCCAGGTGCTCGACCTCAGCGACATCACGCCCTATGCCCTCGACAAACACTCCACAGGCGGCGTCGGCGACAAAACCTCGCTCGTCGTTCTGCCTCTGGTCGCCGCCTGCGGCGTCAAAGTCGCCAAGATGAGCGGGCGTGGCCTCGGCTTGACCGGCGGCACCCTCGACAAGCTGGAGAGTATCAAAGGCTATAACGTCAACTTGACCGAAGAAGAATTCCGCCGCCTCGCCCGCGAGAACGGCATCGTCCTCGCCGGTCAGTCTGGTGACCTCGCCCCTGCCGACGGCAAGCTTTACGCCCTCCGCGATGTCACCGGCACCGTCCAGAGCCTGCCCCTCATCGTCAGCAGCATCATGAGCAAAAAGATCGCCGCCGGCGCCCGGGGCATCGTCCTCGACGTCAAAATCGGCAGCGGCGCCTTCATGAAGACCCTTCAGGATGGCCTTGAACTCGCCAACGCCATGGTCGACATCGGCAATCTGGCCGGCCGCGACGTGGTCGCCGTCGTCACCGACATGAACCAGCCCTTAGGCGAAGCCGTCGGCAACGCGCTTGAGATCCGTGAGGTGATCGACACCCTTCGCGGCGGCGGTCCCCATGACTTCCGTGAGCACTGCATCACCGTCTCCTCGCACATGCTCTGGCTGGCAGGCCGTGGTGAAAAGTGGACCGATTACGACAAAATCCGCGCCCAACTCATCGACTTCCTCGATGATGGCAAGGCTTTCGCCACCTTCCGCGCCATGGTCGAGGCGCAGGGCGGGGATGTCTCCATGGTCGATGACCCCGCGCTTCTCCCGCAGGCCGCCATCGTCGAGACCATTCGCGCTGTCAATCATCACTACGTCGCCGGCGTCAACGCCGAATCCATCGCCCGTGCCAGTTTCGAGTTGGGCGGGGGTCGCGCCACCAAGAAGGACTCGCTGGACCACTCGGTCGGCGTCATGGTCCACGTCAAAGTCGGCGATGAGGTGCAGCCGGGTCAACCGCTGCTCACCCTCCACGCCAATGACCGCGACAAGCTCCAGGCGGCGCTCTCGCACGCCCACGCGGCCATCACCTATAGCTCGTAA
- a CDS encoding isoprenylcysteine carboxylmethyltransferase family protein, whose translation MWITLIGMLAYGVLHTLLAGWFKPRFRARFGERAYYGLYRILFNTIVTITLAPVALAMLIEDSNAPVVWQFPTRAEPVLMAIQLAGMAGMAVSLLQIDGMRFLGVTQLMAYLRGAPLPLADEPLQTGGVYRLVRHPLYLFSILVMWPVTVMRGAYFGFCLGATLYFVVGSLYEERRLAQGFGQAYEDYRERVAWLIPLVRLPRRASR comes from the coding sequence ATGTGGATAACGCTGATAGGAATGCTGGCGTACGGCGTGCTGCATACGCTGTTAGCCGGGTGGTTCAAACCACGATTTCGCGCGCGGTTTGGCGAGCGCGCATATTATGGATTATATCGCATCCTCTTCAATACCATTGTGACCATCACGCTGGCTCCGGTGGCGCTGGCGATGCTGATCGAGGACAGCAACGCGCCGGTGGTCTGGCAATTCCCGACGCGGGCCGAGCCGGTGCTGATGGCGATCCAGCTGGCGGGGATGGCGGGGATGGCGGTGTCGCTGCTGCAGATCGACGGGATGCGATTCCTGGGGGTGACGCAGTTGATGGCGTATCTGCGCGGCGCTCCCCTGCCGCTGGCGGACGAGCCGCTGCAAACAGGCGGCGTATACCGGTTGGTACGGCACCCGCTGTACCTGTTCTCGATCCTGGTGATGTGGCCGGTAACGGTGATGCGCGGCGCGTACTTCGGGTTTTGCCTGGGCGCGACGCTGTACTTCGTTGTCGGTTCGCTGTACGAAGAACGGCGGCTGGCACAGGGGTTCGGACAAGCATATGAGGACTATCGCGAGCGCGTGGCATGGCTGATCCCGTTGGTGCGGCTGCCCAGAAGGGCTTCCCGATGA
- the secG gene encoding preprotein translocase subunit SecG, whose amino-acid sequence MAVALQLATIVLSVMLVVLILLQVRGEGLGNLLGGGGDTGMGRTRRGLEKSIFQITIGLSAAFLVICIFSAVVTGQS is encoded by the coding sequence ATGGCGGTTGCACTACAACTGGCGACGATTGTTCTGAGTGTGATGCTGGTCGTCCTCATTCTGCTGCAGGTGCGCGGCGAGGGGCTCGGCAACCTGCTCGGCGGCGGCGGCGATACCGGCATGGGCCGTACCCGTCGCGGGCTTGAAAAGTCCATTTTCCAGATCACTATCGGCCTCTCCGCCGCGTTTCTTGTCATCTGCATCTTCTCGGCGGTCGTGACTGGGCAGTCCTAA
- a CDS encoding S41 family peptidase: MSSFVVTNRSLMRKLFGVLLVVAVFAAGFSFGVGTATTAQVNPNTRPPVEAEEQFAAFWETYNLITKIYLDPVDRQALVDGAINGMVESLNDEFSGYVEPELNATDSDLSGSISGIGAVIEKDEELDRVRIVNVYPGTPAERAGLLEGDIFLEVDGIDVSGYNADRLAARVRGPEGSTVNLKMLREDTEMDYAIQRARINIPNIETEVINDNLAYVHLAQFSAPAREQFDSAIRDLDVNGKRGLIIDFRGNPGGLLSSAVSMASALIKDGVVLYEQFGDGTEQVFEADGSFLTIDVPIVLLVDERSASASELVARAWMDNDLVTVIGVQTFGKGVVQSQRDLVNGGGLRLTVARWLSPNRESIHGAGLVPDIVVEWDEEARRANPEADPQLQAAIDFFSQQ, encoded by the coding sequence ATGTCGTCGTTCGTCGTGACGAATCGTTCGCTGATGCGCAAACTGTTCGGCGTGCTCCTGGTAGTGGCAGTCTTTGCGGCAGGGTTCTCCTTTGGCGTTGGCACGGCCACCACTGCGCAGGTGAACCCCAATACCCGCCCCCCTGTCGAGGCCGAGGAACAGTTCGCCGCCTTCTGGGAAACCTATAATCTGATCACCAAGATTTACCTCGACCCCGTCGATCGGCAAGCGCTCGTCGATGGCGCCATCAATGGGATGGTCGAATCCCTCAACGACGAGTTCAGCGGCTATGTCGAGCCGGAACTCAACGCCACCGATTCCGACCTCAGCGGTTCGATCAGCGGCATCGGTGCCGTCATCGAAAAAGATGAGGAACTCGATCGCGTCCGCATCGTCAATGTTTATCCGGGTACGCCTGCTGAACGCGCCGGCCTTCTCGAAGGCGACATCTTCCTTGAAGTCGACGGCATCGATGTCAGCGGCTATAACGCCGACCGCCTCGCCGCCCGCGTCCGTGGCCCAGAAGGCTCGACCGTCAACCTCAAGATGCTCCGTGAAGACACCGAAATGGACTACGCCATCCAGCGTGCCCGCATCAACATCCCCAATATCGAGACCGAAGTCATCAACGACAATCTCGCCTACGTCCACCTCGCACAGTTCAGCGCTCCCGCCCGCGAGCAGTTCGACAGCGCGATCCGTGATCTTGACGTCAACGGCAAGCGCGGCCTGATCATCGACTTCCGCGGCAACCCCGGCGGCCTCCTTAGCAGCGCCGTGAGCATGGCCAGCGCCCTCATCAAGGACGGCGTCGTCCTCTATGAGCAGTTCGGCGACGGCACCGAGCAGGTCTTTGAGGCCGACGGCAGCTTCCTCACCATTGATGTCCCTATCGTCCTCCTGGTCGATGAGCGCAGCGCCTCGGCCTCCGAGCTGGTCGCCCGCGCCTGGATGGACAACGATCTCGTCACCGTTATCGGCGTCCAGACCTTCGGCAAGGGCGTTGTCCAAAGTCAGCGCGATCTCGTCAACGGCGGCGGCTTGCGCCTCACCGTTGCCCGTTGGCTCTCCCCCAACCGCGAATCGATCCACGGCGCCGGCCTCGTCCCCGACATCGTCGTCGAATGGGACGAAGAAGCCCGCCGCGCCAACCCCGAAGCCGATCCCCAGCTTCAGGCCGCCATCGACTTCTTCTCCCAGCAGTAA
- a CDS encoding ADP-ribosylglycohydrolase family protein encodes MTTQTAESVLFGLALGDALGWPVEFSSLRTIKQVYGKDGIQEPPYPAQYTDDTQMTLALAEGVMDVGLNAPVDKMMDAIGARFLTWAGLQSDPAHTFAPGNTCLAGMRRYAESGDWRASGIAGSKGCGSAMRVAALGYFYQNAPDRLREIASASSQITHGHPAAIAGAVAAAYAVKLALDGVPSEDMVRQIEAFTEGMSEEFSAALYRLGHVMGWENDEHALAHLGEGWVAEEAVALGLFCVLRYPNDYTKCVRRGANLTGDSDTVACIAGGIQGARLGLEAIPAAWRSRCVNAAYLRQTAKKMAAVREKAGL; translated from the coding sequence ATGACTACACAAACTGCGGAATCCGTGCTGTTTGGACTTGCCCTCGGTGATGCGCTGGGATGGCCGGTCGAATTTTCAAGCCTGAGGACGATTAAACAAGTGTATGGGAAGGACGGGATACAGGAGCCGCCCTACCCTGCACAGTATACTGACGATACGCAAATGACATTAGCGCTGGCAGAAGGCGTGATGGATGTAGGATTAAACGCGCCGGTCGACAAGATGATGGACGCGATCGGGGCACGGTTCCTGACGTGGGCGGGACTGCAGAGCGATCCGGCACACACATTCGCGCCAGGAAATACGTGTCTGGCGGGGATGCGGCGATACGCGGAGTCTGGGGATTGGCGAGCAAGCGGGATCGCGGGGTCGAAGGGGTGCGGGAGCGCGATGCGGGTGGCGGCACTGGGATATTTTTACCAGAATGCGCCGGACAGACTGCGCGAGATCGCGAGCGCGAGCAGCCAGATCACGCACGGGCATCCGGCGGCGATTGCAGGGGCAGTGGCGGCGGCGTACGCGGTGAAGCTGGCGCTGGATGGCGTGCCGAGCGAGGACATGGTGAGGCAGATCGAGGCGTTCACGGAGGGCATGAGCGAGGAGTTTTCGGCGGCGCTCTACCGACTGGGGCACGTGATGGGCTGGGAGAACGACGAGCACGCGCTGGCGCATCTGGGCGAAGGATGGGTGGCAGAAGAAGCGGTGGCGCTGGGCTTGTTCTGCGTGCTGCGGTATCCCAATGACTATACGAAGTGCGTGAGGCGCGGCGCGAACCTGACGGGGGACAGTGATACCGTGGCGTGTATCGCCGGGGGGATTCAGGGCGCGCGACTGGGGCTGGAGGCGATCCCGGCGGCATGGCGCAGCCGGTGCGTCAATGCGGCGTACCTGAGACAGACGGCGAAGAAGATGGCCGCGGTGCGCGAAAAAGCGGGGTTGTGA